The region AACAGGTGCGCAGCACGTCGCGTGCTTGCTCCGGCCGCCCGAACACCCGCGACAGCGTGGGCACGCCGGGGAGCGTGCAGAGCCGCAGGAACAGCGCCACCTCGGTGCCCACGCCGCCGCCCGCGACGAGCGCGAGCGACCGAGTGCGCTCCGGCTGGCTGACCGCGGCGGTGAAGGCGACCGCGCCCCCCATCGAGTTGCCTACCAGATGCGCGGATCCGATGCCGAGCTCGTCCAGCAGCGCGTCGATGAACTTCGGATAGAACGGATCGCGTGGGCCGAAGTGACTGACGTTGCCGGGCGGATCGCTCTCACCGAAACCTGGAAGGTCGAAGGCGATGGTCCGGCGACCCGTTCTCGCGATCGGCGTCATCACCTCACGCCAGTTCTCGGCCCAGCCGCCGACGCCGTGGATCATCACGACCGGATCGCCGCTGCCCGCGTCGCCCTCTTCGAGGACACGTGTGCGAAGACCCATGACGCTCACCATCTTCGAACGGATCACGTCCATATACTGCGCTCGATGCTCTTCTACTACCTATGCACGCTCGGTGAGGAGCGGTACCGCGCGGCGTATCCCACGG is a window of Candidatus Limnocylindria bacterium DNA encoding:
- a CDS encoding alpha/beta fold hydrolase encodes the protein MIRSKMVSVMGLRTRVLEEGDAGSGDPVVMIHGVGGWAENWREVMTPIARTGRRTIAFDLPGFGESDPPGNVSHFGPRDPFYPKFIDALLDELGIGSAHLVGNSMGGAVAFTAAVSQPERTRSLALVAGGGVGTEVALFLRLCTLPGVPTLSRVFGRPEQARDVLRTCFYDSRRIPASLFDEAERYGLPTFGEFVRALRSGVTIFGVRQSLREHWVTLASRFAGPVLVVWGRQDRVLPVEHAAEAEGVMPQAHIELIDDCGHLPQVERTDAFLAALLPFLDRAEAAAAA